In Agrobacterium sp. RAC06, a single window of DNA contains:
- a CDS encoding helix-turn-helix transcriptional regulator codes for MKTHVSRSSDPPLLRFAVGRLEASKLLDVSPGTFDNWVRQGLMPKGVKIGSLRRWDAGQLRACWYDLVDAHQEGDVEDDLENPFDKTVG; via the coding sequence ATGAAGACCCATGTTTCTCGTAGTTCAGATCCGCCTCTTCTGCGTTTCGCCGTTGGCAGGCTGGAAGCTTCTAAACTCCTTGATGTGTCGCCCGGCACTTTCGACAATTGGGTTAGGCAGGGATTGATGCCAAAAGGGGTCAAGATTGGAAGTTTACGCCGCTGGGATGCTGGCCAGCTTCGGGCGTGCTGGTACGACCTTGTTGATGCGCACCAGGAAGGAGACGTCGAAGATGACCTCGAAAACCCCTTCGACAAGACGGTTGGGTAG
- a CDS encoding SIMPL domain-containing protein: MLKFTRALVMATALSGSVLSSGFVAQAVAAEGERREATIMVSGEGEAAIAPDMAVISLSVVRDAETAGEALSANSAAMSEVLADLKAQGIAEKDLQTTDFSIQPKYKQETRTDGTYEAPVIVGYTVSNGLTVRVRDLAKLGEIIDRSVKLGVNQGGGITFTNDDPETAIEAARKQAVEKAAAKAKTLTEAAGVKLGRVVEISENFARPMPQMYAAAPMAKMADESVPIASGENLYTVTVNVTYAIEQ; this comes from the coding sequence ATGCTGAAATTTACACGCGCGCTCGTCATGGCCACGGCTCTGTCGGGTTCGGTTCTCTCGAGCGGCTTTGTTGCCCAAGCCGTGGCTGCTGAGGGCGAGCGTCGCGAGGCGACGATCATGGTCTCGGGTGAGGGTGAGGCTGCGATCGCGCCCGATATGGCCGTCATTTCGCTTTCCGTCGTTCGCGACGCAGAGACTGCTGGCGAGGCGCTCTCGGCCAACAGTGCTGCCATGAGCGAGGTGCTGGCAGATCTCAAGGCGCAAGGGATTGCCGAGAAGGACCTGCAGACCACGGATTTCTCGATCCAGCCTAAATACAAGCAGGAAACCAGAACCGATGGCACCTACGAGGCGCCCGTGATCGTCGGCTATACCGTCAGCAACGGTTTGACCGTTCGGGTGCGTGACCTTGCCAAGCTCGGTGAGATCATCGATCGGTCGGTAAAGCTCGGCGTCAACCAGGGTGGCGGCATCACCTTCACCAATGATGATCCGGAGACGGCCATCGAGGCGGCGCGCAAGCAGGCGGTCGAGAAGGCCGCGGCAAAGGCGAAGACGCTGACGGAGGCCGCCGGCGTCAAGCTCGGCCGTGTCGTGGAGATCTCGGAGAATTTCGCCCGGCCGATGCCGCAGATGTATGCCGCAGCGCCGATGGCGAAGATGGCGGACGAGTCGGTGCCGATCGCATCCGGCGAAAACCTCTATACGGTGACCGTCAACGTCACCTATGCGATCGAGCAGTAA
- a CDS encoding AGE family epimerase/isomerase → MSENQSQLLPSTPWSARPYHRRWLLARADELFGFFTGPAINPKGGFYDLSRDGKPLSLDNPARGIHASARMVHCYAIGHLLGRPGSADIVDHGMRYLWERHRDEKNGGYFWQADDTGAADDTKQGYGHAFVLLAAASAKCAGHPLADAMLADITQVIDEKFWEDEHGAIAEEFSADWQPVPGYRGQNSNMHLTESLMAAFEATGERHYLEKAERIADLIINRRAREEAFRVAEHFDENWVVDRNYYHPNEMFRPAGTTPGHWLEWARLILQLWVLGGKRQAWMPEAARGLFFQSMALGWDKDKGGFFYTLDWENAPDKRAKLWWPLCEGAAAAHFLNQHQESDFHEESYRKIWNYIAGNSLDREFGGWYEELTEDGKPCNSLFPGKGDIYHALQACLIPLFPAEGSLTKMISEHTLDV, encoded by the coding sequence ATGTCGGAAAATCAATCACAGCTGCTGCCGTCCACCCCCTGGAGCGCCCGCCCCTATCATCGCAGATGGCTGCTGGCACGCGCCGACGAGCTCTTCGGTTTCTTCACTGGCCCGGCCATCAACCCAAAGGGCGGCTTCTACGACCTGTCGCGCGACGGCAAGCCGCTCAGCCTCGACAACCCCGCGCGTGGCATCCATGCCAGCGCCCGCATGGTGCATTGTTACGCCATCGGCCACCTGCTCGGCCGGCCGGGTTCGGCCGACATCGTCGATCACGGCATGCGTTATCTCTGGGAGCGCCACCGCGACGAAAAGAATGGTGGTTACTTCTGGCAGGCTGATGACACAGGCGCCGCCGACGACACGAAGCAAGGCTACGGCCACGCCTTCGTCCTGCTCGCGGCCGCCTCGGCCAAATGCGCCGGCCATCCGTTGGCCGACGCCATGCTGGCGGACATCACCCAGGTGATCGACGAGAAATTCTGGGAAGACGAGCACGGCGCGATCGCGGAAGAATTTTCCGCCGATTGGCAACCTGTGCCCGGCTATCGCGGCCAGAACTCCAACATGCATCTGACCGAAAGCCTGATGGCCGCATTTGAAGCGACCGGTGAGAGGCATTACCTCGAAAAGGCCGAGCGCATCGCCGACCTGATCATCAACCGCCGCGCCCGCGAAGAAGCCTTCCGCGTCGCTGAGCATTTCGATGAAAACTGGGTGGTCGACCGCAACTACTATCATCCGAACGAAATGTTCCGCCCGGCCGGCACCACGCCCGGCCACTGGCTGGAATGGGCCCGCCTCATCCTGCAGCTCTGGGTACTCGGCGGCAAGCGACAGGCCTGGATGCCGGAGGCGGCACGCGGCCTGTTCTTCCAGTCCATGGCGCTCGGCTGGGACAAGGACAAGGGCGGCTTCTTCTATACGCTCGACTGGGAAAATGCCCCCGACAAGCGCGCAAAGCTCTGGTGGCCGCTCTGCGAAGGGGCAGCGGCTGCCCACTTCCTCAACCAGCATCAGGAAAGCGACTTCCACGAGGAGAGCTACCGAAAGATCTGGAACTACATCGCCGGCAACAGCCTCGACCGCGAGTTCGGCGGTTGGTACGAGGAACTGACCGAGGACGGCAAGCCGTGCAACAGCCTCTTCCCCGGCAAGGGCGACATCTACCACGCCCTGCAGGCCTGCCTGATCCCGCTTTTCCCGGCAGAAGGCAGCCTGACCAAGATGATTTCGGAACACACGCTCGACGTCTGA
- the metH gene encoding methionine synthase, translating to MLDQLFGREGANRDGAEILKALNQAARERILILDGAMGTEIQGLGLTEDDFRGERFLGCACHQQGNNDLLILTQPDAIEDIHFRYAMAGADILETNTFSSTRIAQADYEMEGAVYDLNRHGAELVRRAAWRAEREDGKRRFVAGAIGPTNRTASISPDVNNPGYRAVSFDDLRLAYGEQIDGLIDGGADLILIETIFDTLNAKAAIFACEERFLAKGIRLPVMISGTITDLSGRTLSGQTPTAFWNSVRHAKPFAVGLNCALGADAMRPHLQELSGVADTFISAYPNAGLPNEFGQYDQSPEEMAELVAGFAEEGIVNVVGGCCGSTPAHIAAIAEAVKGRVPRAPAEHRPFMSLSGLEPFELTKDIPFVNVGERTNVTGSAKFRKLITAGDYSAALVVARDQVENGAQIIDINMDEGLIDSEKAMVEFLNLIAAEPDIARVPVMIDSSKFAIIEAGLKCVQGKAVVNSISLKEGEENFVAQGKLIRNYGAAVVVMAFDEKGQADTYERKVEICRRAYRILTEEAGFAPEDIIFDPNVFAVATGIEEHDNYGVDFIEATRTIRQEMPLVHISGGVSNLSFSFRGNEPVREAMHAVFLYHAIQAGMDMGIVNAGQLAVYESIDKDLREACEDVVLNRRKDGTERLLEIAERYRGTGEAKARTQDMTWREWPVEKRLEHALVNGITEFIEIDTEEARQKADRPLHVIEGPLMAGMNVVGDLFGAGKMFLPQVVKSARVMKQAVAVLLPYMEEEKRLNGGTGERQAAGKVLMATVKGDVHDIGKNIVGVVLACNNYEIIDLGVMVPATKILEVAKQENVDVIGLSGLITPSLDEMVHVAAEMQRQGFTVPLLIGGATTSRVHTAVKIHPQYKAGQAIYVTDASRAVGVVSALLAEDGNETYVDGIKGEYAKVAEAHARAEVEKQRQPLASARENAVKVDWSAYKPTKPSFTGTKVFETYDLAELARYIDWTPFFQTWELKGRYPAILEDEKQGEAARQLFADAQAMLKKIIAENWFRPRAVIGFWPANAVGDDIRLFKDDSRADELATFFTLRQQIAKREGRANVALSDFVAPLETGVPDYVGGFVVTAGIEEVAIAERFERANDDYSSILVKALADRFAEAFAERMHEQVRREFWGYAPDEAFAPEELISETYAGIRPAPGYPAQPDHTEKVTLFSLLDATAATGVTLTESYAMWPGSSVSGLYIGHPDSYYFGVAKVERDQVEDYAARKGMDVREVERWLGPVLNYVPKAVAAE from the coding sequence ATGCTCGATCAACTGTTCGGCCGCGAGGGCGCAAACCGTGACGGGGCGGAGATCCTGAAGGCGCTCAACCAAGCAGCGCGCGAACGCATCCTGATCCTCGATGGCGCGATGGGTACCGAAATCCAGGGTCTTGGCCTGACGGAAGACGACTTTCGCGGCGAACGCTTCCTCGGTTGCGCCTGCCATCAGCAGGGCAATAACGACCTCCTGATCCTCACCCAGCCTGATGCCATCGAAGACATCCATTTCCGCTATGCGATGGCGGGTGCGGATATTCTTGAAACCAACACCTTTTCGTCGACGCGTATTGCTCAGGCCGACTACGAGATGGAAGGGGCGGTCTACGACCTTAACCGCCATGGTGCGGAACTCGTGCGCCGAGCGGCTTGGCGCGCCGAGCGGGAGGACGGCAAGCGGCGTTTCGTGGCCGGTGCCATCGGGCCGACCAACCGGACGGCGTCGATCTCGCCCGACGTAAACAATCCCGGCTACCGTGCCGTCTCCTTCGACGATCTTCGCCTTGCCTATGGCGAGCAGATCGACGGCTTGATCGATGGCGGTGCCGATCTCATCCTGATCGAGACGATCTTCGATACGCTGAACGCCAAGGCTGCGATCTTTGCCTGCGAGGAGCGCTTCCTCGCCAAGGGCATTCGCCTGCCTGTGATGATCTCGGGCACGATCACCGATCTTTCAGGCCGGACGCTCTCCGGCCAGACGCCGACGGCCTTCTGGAATTCCGTGCGTCATGCCAAGCCCTTTGCCGTCGGCTTGAACTGCGCGCTCGGGGCAGACGCCATGCGGCCGCATCTGCAGGAATTGTCCGGTGTCGCCGATACCTTCATCTCGGCCTATCCGAATGCCGGTCTGCCGAATGAGTTTGGTCAATATGACCAGAGCCCGGAAGAGATGGCGGAGCTCGTTGCCGGTTTTGCCGAAGAGGGCATCGTCAATGTGGTCGGTGGCTGCTGCGGGTCCACGCCTGCGCATATCGCCGCCATTGCCGAGGCCGTGAAGGGCAGGGTGCCGCGTGCGCCTGCCGAGCATCGGCCCTTCATGTCGCTCTCGGGGCTCGAGCCCTTCGAGCTGACCAAGGACATTCCCTTCGTCAATGTCGGCGAGCGGACGAATGTCACCGGTTCTGCCAAGTTCCGCAAGCTGATCACGGCTGGTGATTATTCCGCAGCGCTCGTCGTCGCGCGCGATCAGGTGGAGAATGGCGCGCAGATCATCGACATCAACATGGATGAGGGCCTGATCGATTCGGAAAAGGCCATGGTCGAGTTCCTCAACCTGATCGCCGCCGAGCCTGATATCGCCCGCGTGCCCGTGATGATCGACTCGTCGAAATTCGCGATCATCGAAGCTGGCCTCAAATGCGTGCAGGGCAAGGCGGTGGTGAATTCCATCTCGCTCAAGGAGGGCGAGGAGAATTTCGTCGCCCAGGGCAAGCTCATCCGCAATTATGGCGCCGCCGTCGTCGTCATGGCCTTCGACGAGAAGGGCCAGGCGGATACCTATGAGCGCAAGGTGGAGATCTGCCGCCGCGCCTATCGGATCCTGACGGAAGAGGCGGGATTTGCGCCTGAAGACATCATCTTCGATCCGAACGTCTTTGCTGTCGCGACCGGAATCGAGGAACACGACAATTACGGCGTCGACTTCATCGAGGCGACGCGGACGATCCGGCAGGAAATGCCGCTGGTGCATATTTCGGGCGGTGTGTCGAACCTGTCCTTCTCTTTCCGCGGCAATGAGCCGGTGCGGGAAGCGATGCATGCGGTCTTCCTCTATCATGCCATTCAGGCGGGCATGGACATGGGCATCGTCAATGCCGGCCAGCTCGCGGTCTATGAAAGCATCGACAAGGACCTGCGCGAGGCCTGTGAGGACGTCGTGCTGAACCGCCGCAAGGATGGCACCGAGCGGCTGCTCGAGATTGCCGAACGCTATCGCGGCACGGGCGAGGCCAAGGCCCGCACGCAGGATATGACGTGGCGCGAATGGCCGGTTGAAAAGCGGCTGGAGCATGCGCTTGTCAACGGCATCACCGAATTTATCGAGATCGACACGGAAGAGGCGCGCCAAAAGGCCGACCGTCCGCTGCATGTCATCGAGGGGCCGCTGATGGCGGGCATGAATGTCGTCGGCGACCTCTTTGGCGCTGGCAAGATGTTCCTGCCGCAGGTGGTGAAATCGGCCCGCGTCATGAAGCAGGCTGTGGCGGTGCTGCTGCCCTACATGGAAGAAGAGAAGCGCCTGAATGGCGGCACTGGTGAGCGCCAGGCGGCCGGCAAGGTGCTGATGGCGACCGTCAAGGGCGATGTGCATGACATCGGGAAGAACATCGTCGGCGTCGTTCTCGCCTGCAACAATTACGAGATCATCGATCTTGGCGTCATGGTGCCGGCCACCAAGATCCTCGAAGTGGCGAAGCAGGAGAATGTCGATGTTATCGGTCTCTCCGGCCTGATCACGCCCTCGCTCGACGAGATGGTGCATGTGGCGGCCGAGATGCAGCGTCAGGGCTTTACGGTGCCGCTTCTGATCGGTGGGGCGACGACGAGCCGTGTGCATACGGCGGTGAAGATCCATCCGCAATACAAGGCGGGCCAGGCGATCTATGTCACCGATGCCAGCCGTGCCGTGGGCGTGGTTTCGGCGCTGCTCGCCGAGGACGGCAACGAGACCTATGTAGACGGTATCAAGGGCGAATATGCCAAGGTGGCCGAGGCCCATGCGCGGGCGGAAGTCGAGAAGCAGCGCCAGCCGCTGGCGTCTGCCCGGGAGAATGCGGTCAAGGTCGACTGGAGCGCTTACAAGCCGACCAAGCCGAGCTTTACGGGCACCAAGGTGTTCGAGACCTATGACCTCGCCGAACTCGCCCGCTATATCGACTGGACGCCCTTCTTCCAGACCTGGGAGCTGAAGGGGCGCTATCCTGCGATCCTCGAGGACGAGAAGCAGGGCGAGGCGGCGCGACAGCTGTTTGCCGATGCGCAGGCGATGCTCAAGAAGATCATTGCGGAAAACTGGTTCCGGCCGCGTGCGGTCATCGGCTTCTGGCCGGCCAATGCTGTTGGTGATGATATCCGGCTGTTCAAGGACGACAGCCGGGCGGACGAGCTCGCGACCTTTTTCACGCTGCGTCAGCAGATCGCCAAGCGCGAAGGCCGGGCCAATGTGGCGCTCAGCGATTTCGTCGCACCTCTGGAGACCGGCGTTCCGGATTATGTCGGCGGCTTCGTCGTCACCGCCGGTATCGAGGAAGTGGCGATTGCTGAACGTTTCGAGCGGGCCAACGACGATTATTCCTCGATCCTGGTCAAAGCGCTGGCCGACCGCTTTGCCGAAGCCTTTGCCGAGCGCATGCATGAACAGGTGCGCCGCGAGTTCTGGGGCTATGCGCCCGACGAGGCCTTCGCGCCGGAGGAGCTGATCTCAGAGACCTATGCCGGTATTCGCCCGGCGCCGGGTTATCCGGCCCAGCCCGACCATACGGAAAAGGTGACGCTGTTCTCGCTGCTCGATGCCACCGCTGCGACCGGCGTGACGCTCACCGAGAGCTATGCCATGTGGCCCGGCTCCTCAGTCTCGGGCCTCTATATCGGCCATCCCGACAGCTACTATTTCGGCGTTGCAAAGGTCGAGCGAGACCAGGTCGAGGACTATGCGGCGCGCAAGGGCATGGATGTGCGCGAGGTCGAGCGCTGGTTGGGGCCGGTGTTGAATTATGTGCCGAAGGCGGTGGCTGCAGAGTGA
- a CDS encoding GNAT family N-acetyltransferase: MIETERLLLRPPNTSDRSAWTAFLSDPKVTRFIGGPQDEAGAWRNLCLFAGAWSIQGYSNFSVIEKASGRWVGRAGAWYPPGWPGREIGWAFHRTVWGRGYATEAATACLIWAFEELGWTEAIHVIHPENLASIAVAKRIGAVPQASGTEERNLVYISRKEAFALRQAKGSRREGN; this comes from the coding sequence ATGATAGAAACCGAACGCCTTCTTCTGCGCCCGCCCAACACTTCGGATCGCTCGGCATGGACAGCATTCCTCTCTGATCCGAAAGTGACGCGTTTCATTGGCGGACCGCAGGATGAGGCTGGAGCTTGGCGCAATCTGTGCCTCTTTGCAGGTGCCTGGAGCATCCAAGGATACAGTAATTTCTCCGTCATCGAGAAAGCGTCTGGCCGATGGGTCGGTCGCGCTGGTGCATGGTACCCGCCCGGCTGGCCCGGGCGAGAAATCGGATGGGCGTTTCATCGCACCGTCTGGGGAAGAGGATATGCGACGGAGGCTGCGACAGCCTGCCTTATCTGGGCGTTTGAGGAACTTGGCTGGACCGAAGCAATCCACGTCATTCACCCTGAGAACCTCGCCTCCATCGCGGTCGCGAAAAGGATTGGAGCGGTCCCCCAGGCATCCGGGACTGAAGAGAGAAATCTCGTCTATATCAGCCGTAAAGAAGCCTTTGCTCTCAGGCAGGCTAAAGGCAGCAGGCGCGAAGGCAATTAG
- a CDS encoding ABC transporter substrate-binding protein: MAARKTSTEIDAKGFMAEFMRLKRGSVTRRHFLAVTGLGMAALVIGGSRRTSVATSEGSPLGKKVSLATWPNYHDPTTFENFTSRYGVEVDVSIIGSNEGTLLALERGRVWDIIVPTQYAIAPYVQRDMLEPLELRRLPNFDLAAHADRFMKPGVRAGAIYGVPKNAGTTGIAYNSRELEPVQTWRDFFDIAMTEAAGRTIVHDYQLTAIGNALVALGHNFNSLDPVELQSAEKLLIEVRPHLLAVDSDYQPAMRTGEAWMTMCWSNDASQMHRDVPEIAYSIATDGGEIWTDYYAIPAKAHNKPGAHALINHLLDPEIAAREHIVHGGTVTDRRVRALLPEEILADEIIYPDEARLSPLEFGLAVAMTDPTRAEIMSRFRAARG, from the coding sequence ATGGCCGCCAGGAAGACATCGACGGAGATTGACGCCAAGGGTTTCATGGCAGAGTTCATGCGGCTGAAACGTGGCTCCGTCACGCGTCGTCATTTTCTTGCTGTCACCGGGCTCGGAATGGCCGCCCTCGTGATTGGAGGAAGCCGCAGGACCAGCGTGGCAACGTCGGAAGGTTCGCCGCTCGGCAAGAAGGTTTCGCTCGCGACCTGGCCGAACTACCATGATCCCACGACCTTCGAGAACTTCACGTCCCGCTACGGCGTCGAGGTCGACGTTTCGATCATCGGTTCCAACGAGGGCACCTTGCTGGCCCTTGAAAGAGGAAGGGTCTGGGACATCATCGTACCCACCCAGTATGCGATCGCACCCTATGTGCAACGAGACATGCTCGAGCCCCTTGAACTCCGGCGCCTTCCGAATTTTGATCTGGCCGCGCATGCCGACCGCTTCATGAAGCCCGGCGTCCGGGCAGGCGCGATCTATGGCGTACCAAAGAACGCCGGTACGACTGGCATTGCCTACAACAGCCGTGAACTTGAGCCGGTGCAGACCTGGCGCGATTTCTTCGATATCGCCATGACGGAGGCTGCGGGCAGGACCATCGTGCATGACTACCAGCTGACCGCCATCGGCAATGCTCTGGTCGCCCTCGGCCACAACTTCAACTCACTTGACCCCGTTGAACTGCAAAGCGCTGAAAAGCTGCTTATTGAGGTCAGGCCGCATCTGCTGGCGGTCGACAGTGATTATCAGCCTGCCATGCGCACCGGCGAGGCCTGGATGACGATGTGCTGGAGCAATGACGCCTCGCAGATGCACCGAGATGTGCCAGAGATCGCCTATTCCATCGCGACCGATGGCGGCGAGATCTGGACGGACTATTACGCGATCCCGGCCAAGGCACATAACAAGCCGGGCGCCCATGCCCTGATCAACCACCTGCTCGACCCGGAGATCGCAGCCCGCGAGCACATCGTCCATGGCGGCACGGTAACCGATCGACGCGTCCGTGCGCTTCTGCCGGAAGAGATCCTCGCGGACGAGATCATCTATCCGGATGAAGCGAGACTTTCACCGCTCGAATTCGGATTGGCCGTCGCAATGACGGACCCGACCCGCGCCGAGATCATGAGCCGCTTTCGCGCCGCCCGCGGCTGA
- a CDS encoding zinc-dependent alcohol dehydrogenase family protein, whose protein sequence is MRAMYFEAFGAAPEIRTLPDPTPTNAGVVISVKATGLCRSDWHGWMGHDPDIRLPHVPGHELAGTISAVGRDVRRFKVGDRVTVPFVSGCGHCMECRSGNQQVCEEQFQPGFTHWGSFAEYVAIDYADQNLVHLPEEISYETAASLGCRFATSFRAVVDQGRLQGGEWLAVHGCGGVGLSAIMIGAALGANVVAIDIAEDKLALAKALGASVTIDSRSVADVSEAVRDVTGGGAHVSVDALGHPQTCCNSILNLRRRGRHVQVGLMLADHATPAIPMARVIAHELEIYGSHGMQSWRYDAMLRMILSGKLSPDRLIGRRITLSEAAPALATMDSFRENGISIIDRML, encoded by the coding sequence ATGCGGGCGATGTATTTTGAAGCATTCGGTGCAGCACCCGAAATCCGCACCCTGCCCGATCCGACGCCGACCAATGCCGGTGTGGTCATCTCCGTCAAGGCGACAGGCCTCTGCCGCAGCGACTGGCACGGCTGGATGGGCCACGATCCCGATATCCGCCTTCCCCATGTCCCCGGCCACGAACTGGCTGGCACGATCTCGGCTGTCGGCCGTGACGTGCGCCGGTTCAAGGTCGGCGACCGCGTGACAGTGCCCTTTGTCTCCGGTTGCGGCCACTGCATGGAATGCCGCTCCGGCAACCAGCAGGTTTGCGAGGAACAGTTCCAGCCGGGCTTCACCCATTGGGGCTCGTTTGCCGAATATGTGGCAATCGACTATGCCGACCAGAACCTCGTGCATCTGCCGGAAGAGATCAGCTACGAGACGGCGGCAAGCCTCGGCTGCCGCTTTGCCACCTCTTTCCGGGCCGTGGTCGACCAGGGCCGGCTCCAGGGTGGTGAGTGGCTCGCCGTGCACGGCTGCGGCGGTGTTGGCCTCTCGGCCATCATGATCGGTGCAGCGCTTGGCGCCAATGTCGTCGCCATCGACATCGCCGAGGACAAGCTGGCACTCGCCAAGGCGCTCGGCGCATCCGTCACCATCGACAGCCGCTCGGTTGCCGATGTCTCCGAAGCAGTGCGTGATGTGACCGGCGGCGGTGCACATGTCTCGGTCGATGCGCTCGGCCATCCCCAGACCTGCTGCAACTCGATCCTCAACCTTCGCCGACGCGGTCGCCATGTTCAGGTCGGGCTGATGCTGGCAGATCACGCGACACCGGCAATCCCGATGGCGCGCGTCATTGCCCACGAACTCGAGATCTATGGCAGCCACGGAATGCAGTCCTGGCGCTATGATGCCATGCTGCGCATGATCCTCTCCGGCAAGCTCTCACCCGATCGCCTGATCGGCCGTCGCATCACCCTTTCGGAAGCGGCCCCGGCGCTCGCCACCATGGACAGCTTCCGCGAAAACGGCATCAGCATCATCGATCGCATGCTGTAA